The nucleotide window GCTGAAAGGATCAGATAACATATGAGACACCGTATGGACCATAGAACCCTTGGGCGATACGGAAGCCATAGGATGATGATGCTATCCAACATGGCTGCCAGCCTTTTTCTGACCGGCCAGGTCAGAACTACCGTCACGCGGGCCAAAGAACTGAGGCGCGTGGCGGAAAAGCTTATTACCCGCGCGCGGGGCGGCTCTATCCATGATCGGCGCGTTGTGCGTTCCCACATGCATCACAAAGAGGCGGCGATCAAGCTCTTCAGCGAGCTGGCGCCCCGTTACGCCTCATTCGACAAGGGAGGGTACACGCGTATTGTGAAACTGGGGAGCCGGTTTGGAGACGGCGCTCCCATGGCGGTCATCCAACTCGTCGAAAAAAACAAAGACTAGGTTAGGGAAATTGAACGGTGACGCGGCCGACCCTATCATCGCACTGAAGACCGTTAGTTTTTCTTATGATGGGGTAACTCTATAGTCTTTAGATAAGTATAGATTTCTATAGTCCTTAGATAAATATAGATTTCTATTGATACTTATTGATAACGTACTATAAAAGCCCTCCATGCTTGGTAACGAGCATGAAGTATTCGGTGAAAGCCCGAATAACGATAACTTTAACTGCTGGCAATCCCTAAAGCCGAAGACACCACAACGTGAGGATGAAATATACCTGGGCGTGAAGGTGACGAAAGTAGAAAAAAGTCTTCGGATTGAATCAAGGCGCAAACCTAAAATTCAAGCGACAATGGGTCTTCAGCAACCAAGCCTTGAATAGAGGACGGCTCAACGACTATCCTGCGAGGGAGTACCCGCGAGCGCGGGGAAAAGGGTTAGCCTTCAAATTAGCCTTCAAATTAGCCTTCAAAAAAGAAGGAGCCTTCAAAAAAGAAGGATAAGAAAGAAGGACAAGATATAGTCTGCGCTCATATGAAAGTATGAGGAGTTCATGAGTGAAAGCTCTGAGAACCGGAGAAGAATAGCGACCTTCTTTGAACATGCAAGAGACGAAGTAGTTCCACGTTTTAGTGAATAAGTATCAATTGCAACTTGACAATTGGGTCATCTCCAAATTTAGAATTAGATTAGAATAGGATTAAGATTTGATCCTATTTTAAGTTCTTGTTTTAAGTTTTTATTTTAAGTTTTTATTTAAAGTTGAAAGGAGATGTGGCGTTGGAATCCAACGCTCCCAATTGTCAATAGACAATGTGCCTGTGGAGAACTATACCAACTGAATATTCAGGAAGGCATTCTTGAAAGTTCAGAGTTCTGGGAAGCGGGAAATCTAACTTGTGAAAATTAGATACTAAAGCGTAGGAATTATAACGTTTTTTGCGTCGGCGCATAAAGTTCTAAATGAAATTTCCCTCAATGTATCGAAAGGTGAACGGGTGGCTGTCTTGGGCCGCAACGGCTCCGGTAAGTCGACCCTCGTAAAGATTTTAGGCGCTCTGCAGATTCCTTCGCAGGGCGTCTGTCTTGTGCGCGGACGCGATACCGCCGATACCACGGCCCTTGTTGATATCCATAAAAGCGTAAGCCTCGTTTTTCAGAATCCCGAAAGCCAAATTGTAGGATCGGTGGTGGAGGACGACGTGGCCTTCGCGCCGGAGAACCATGGGTTACCCTCCGCCGAAATCGAGGAGAGGGTCGAGCTGGCGCTGAAAAAAGTTGGGCTGCTTCACAAACGAAAGGCTCTTTCTTCGGCGCTTTCGGGAGGGGAAAAACAACGCCTGGCCCTGGCTGGCGCCCTGGCGGCTGACGCTCTTTGCCTGATTCTGGACGAACCCACCGCCATGTTGGACCCTGAGGGGCGTCTGGAAGTAGAGAGCGTCCTGCGCGATATTCACGCTTCCGGAACGACGATTCTTCATGTGACCCACCGTCTGGAGGACGTGCTTCAAGCCGACCGCGTGTTGGTTTTGTCTCAAGGTCGGTGGACGTGGCAAGGACGGAGAGGGGAGTTCTGGGATCGGGTGGAGGCCCTGGGTTTTCAATTGCCTCCTTTGCTTGAGCTCAAACGTCGCCTTGCTATTTCGGGGATCAATGTGGCGACGGCTTCCCTTTCGGACCTGGCGGGGGTCTCGGATCTGGCGAGGGCCGTGGAGAACGCCTTTTCTCCCATTACCTCTTCCGTTACCTCTCCCATTGCGACTATAGACGCTCTTGACGCTGTATCTACGGAGGACTCTGAAGAGATTTCTGAAGAGGTTTTGGAGGTTTTGTTTGAGACGCATGAGCTCTCCTACAGCTTCGACGCCTCCACGCCCCTCGAAACCCGTGTTTTGAAGGAGGTCTCTTGTCGCATTCCCAAAGGCGCATGGCTGTCCGTCTTGGGCAGGACAGGAAGCGGCAAATCCACGTTGATTCAGCACTTGAACGGACTTTATACGATTCAGTCCGGCGAGGTGTCGATGGAGGGGAAACCCCTTCCCCAAAAGGGCCCGGAACTTCGGGGCCTGAGGCGGAGGGTGGGCTTGGTGTTCCAGTCTCCGGAGGATCAGCTTTTTTCTCCTACCGTCGGTGAGGAGCTGGCTTTCGCGCCGCGTAACTGGGGTTTTTCCTCGGAGGAAACGGAGACCTCTGTCAAGCGCGCAATCAAAAGCGTTGGGTTGGGTGAGATGTACCTGTCGCGCAATCCTCTGCTCCTTTCTGGAGGCGAGCGGCGCCTGGTGGCCATCGCCTCGGTGCTCGCCGCCGAACCTGAGTGCGTCATCCTGGATGAACCCACGGCCGGTCTGGACACCGCTTATCGGGAGAGGATCGTAACGCTTTTGTGGCACTTGAAGGAGGCGGGTAAGACCATCATTACGGTGACCCACG belongs to Synergistaceae bacterium and includes:
- the rplQ gene encoding 50S ribosomal protein L17, which translates into the protein MRHRMDHRTLGRYGSHRMMMLSNMAASLFLTGQVRTTVTRAKELRRVAEKLITRARGGSIHDRRVVRSHMHHKEAAIKLFSELAPRYASFDKGGYTRIVKLGSRFGDGAPMAVIQLVEKNKD
- a CDS encoding ATP-binding cassette domain-containing protein — protein: MTFFASAHKVLNEISLNVSKGERVAVLGRNGSGKSTLVKILGALQIPSQGVCLVRGRDTADTTALVDIHKSVSLVFQNPESQIVGSVVEDDVAFAPENHGLPSAEIEERVELALKKVGLLHKRKALSSALSGGEKQRLALAGALAADALCLILDEPTAMLDPEGRLEVESVLRDIHASGTTILHVTHRLEDVLQADRVLVLSQGRWTWQGRRGEFWDRVEALGFQLPPLLELKRRLAISGINVATASLSDLAGVSDLARAVENAFSPITSSVTSPIATIDALDAVSTEDSEEISEEVLEVLFETHELSYSFDASTPLETRVLKEVSCRIPKGAWLSVLGRTGSGKSTLIQHLNGLYTIQSGEVSMEGKPLPQKGPELRGLRRRVGLVFQSPEDQLFSPTVGEELAFAPRNWGFSSEETETSVKRAIKSVGLGEMYLSRNPLLLSGGERRLVAIASVLAAEPECVILDEPTAGLDTAYRERIVTLLWHLKEAGKTIITVTHDFEMAFERSDHLLIMEDGRKIHEGSVTHVLPSLLEVELKAGLEARLEARLEARLEAGNASTLPEILQLTGLLRKHGLLAPLTWDVGEFCRWLGV